AACTGGAATGTCCTTGAAGTCAACCATGGAACCATCACTTAATTCCACACTGAGATTGACAGTTTCACCAGCTGCTACCGGCTTAGAAACATCCATAACCATGAAATGATCATGTCCAGGCTCAAGTACATGAGACTTACCAGCTGGAATTACGAATCCACCCTGCTTTTCTTGCATTTTCCCGTCCACCACTTCATGCAGCTCGAAAGAACCAGCATCAATGTCGGTCTCAAAACCAACGATAGTGATCTCATTATCAGTATTGTTGGTTATTTTCCCGAAAACGGCAGTCATCTTTGCGTCAGATTCCATGGCACGAACAAAGGCGTCATCAAAGCTAATGTCTTCTTTGCTCATTTTGTCACCAGCGTCTTTAACTGCGCTGGAAGCAGCTGTTGCCATCACCGAGGTGGCAGTATCAACCTTGTTTGCTGAGTCCTTTTCGGAAGTAGTGCAACCGGAAAGAATTAACGCGGAGGCCGCGACTGCGCAAAGGGCAACGGTTCGGATCTGTCGAAAATTTAACATAACGAGAATCACTTTCTCTGTGGTGACATCATTGCCACCACTAGTTGAGGAACATTGAACAATAATCGATAGCAGCGGCTAACGGCTACTATGCTTTTTGTTTCGGAGGACGATAATTACAAAAGATGAAAGTAGGAAAACAATACCAACCCCGATACCTAGTGTAATCCATGCATTAGAGTTCTCAACCGCCGATTGAGAATCACCTGAACTTGAGGGATTTGGTGGTGAATGGTTTTCTGAAACTGATGGCATCTCACCTGATCGCACGATAGAAAAGGTTGTTTTTCCACGAGTTGAGTGACCATCAGAAGAAGTTATTTGAAAACCGATTGTGTACTCGCCAGATGAAAACTCGATATCCCCTGGTACATCAAGTGTGACATTACGCCCGTTCACAGTCGGTTCACCTCTAAATAGCACGCGGCCGGTACTGTCGGTAACAGCGAGCGTATTAAAACCCGATTTTGGCTCGCCGGAGAATTCCAACACAATTTTGCTTGGCGCTTCCGTAAGAACCTCACCATCTCTAGGCGCTCCCCCTACAACCACATCATGAGCAGAAGCAATATTGCTAGGAATAAAGGGAGCTATTGCTCCCCCACCCCACAAGGCTAAGACCACAGCGATTATCATGTGGGCGCATCGGAGACGCCTAGGTAGTGTTATGCGACGGTTAGCCAGTATCATTGCGTCCTTTCCTTACAGCAGCACATTACGAACCTTGGTTTAGGTGACGGTTCGTGTGCTACACAGTAGTCGGAGATTCATTGCAGAAAGTTCCCGCAGATTCACAAATAAAAATAATGTCGCCCTTCAGAATCATGAAGGGCGACATTGTTGTTGAGAGCGGATGACGAGACTCGAACTCGCGACCCTCACCTTGGCAAGGTGATGCGCTACCAACTGCGCTACATCCGCATCTGTGCATTTTTTCAAGCTGCACAACGCTCGTGTGCGCGATACTGGGATTGAACCAGTGACCTCTTCCGTGTCAGGGAAGCGCTCTCCCGCTGAGCTAAACGCGCTTAGTTTTTGAGGTGGAAACGGGAATCGAACCCGTGTGCACGGTTTTGCAGACCGTTGCCTCACCACTCGGCCATTCCACCACGGCATAAACCGTTTTATTAAGTATCTTAGCGATACTAGAGCGGATGACGAGACTCGAACTCGCGACCCTCACCTTGGCAAGGTGATGCGCTACCAACTGCGCTACATCCGCATCTGTGCATTTTTTCAAGCTGCACAACGCTCGTGTGCGCGATACTGGGATTGAACCAGTGACCTCTTCCGTGTCAGGGAAGCGCTCTCCCGCTGAGCTAAACGCGCAACAAACATTCATAAATGAATGTGGAGCGGATGACGAGACTCGAACTCGCGACCCTCACCTTGGCAAGGTGATGCGCTACCAACTGCGCTACATCCGCATGCACTCTTTTTTGGTGCGGAAAAAACATTAGCCGCTTCCACCCAGGAAACACAAATCTGCACGTAACCTCACCGGAAAATACGTCCATAACGTAAGGGTAAACTGTCGCATAAACCACAGCAATGTAATTTAAGCCTAAAAACACGCAACATAGCGGCACATCAGAGAACATCGAAAATTAGGATTCCACGAATAGCCGTGCTAATTTTGTCTATCGGAAGTCCAGAAGCCCGCAAATTCTGATCCTTATACGCACTTTTAAGGTCCTATGGCTCAGTGGAAGAGCGTTCCGTTCACACCGGAAAGGTCGCTGGTTCGATCCCAGCTAGGACCACCACAACCGCAACTTCGTTTAGGTAGTTGCGGTTTTTTACATCAAAGAATACAAAAACCGAACTTTAACTTATGGCATTTGACCACACCCCCAATCCCCACATTTTTCCAATGGCGTTGACCACACAAAACGTCGCATGCCTTCTTCCGGCTCCCCCATCGAAAACAAGCAAACAGGTTTCTGTTCACGCCATTGCGGTTTCAACACTTAATGGACAAGCGACTGTTAATGGTTCCAGCCAGGCTCTTGGTAACGACGTCGATAGTGCATTATTACACGCATCACGCGCACTCGCCGACTGCATAATCGTTGGGGCAGAAACGGCCCGTTCGGAAAACTATGGTGGGGTCACACTCTCAAAAACCGAGCAAATTGAGCGCAGGCAGCGTGGACAAGCGGACATTCCACCGATAGCAGTAATTACCACTCACGCAGAGTTAGACCCTGAATCCAGATTATTCACCGATGCCTTAAAGCAGCCGATCATCGTGACAGACCCAACGGTTGCAGCTCCAGAAGCACTAGCGCGGATTTCCGCTACTGGGGCAAAAGTCATCACGGTCAAAGGCTTAAAACCCCAAGCCATTATTTCCGAACTACATGCACTCGGTTTTAGGTATTTCAGTCTTGAAGGTGGGCCTTATTTATATTCACAGTTTTTTACTTCCGGGTTGATCAACTCACTAAATATCAGCATCGATCCACGTATTTCCGCCACCGAAAAACCACTATTCACACTGCCAGCAACCGATTCCCAGTCGGAATTAAAACTCCAATTAAACCAATGTGGTGTTAGCAATGACGGCTTCGTTTTCCTTCGATACTGCTTCCCAAACTCAAAGCACTTTGATGACAACCAGTCACCCTCAACCAACCCTCGTATCTGAAACAGACAACAACATTGCCCATCACGCTGAACTCAGGGCGCAGAAACACTGAATCCATACCGGCCATTCCCCTATTGAGTTTGAGCCAGATAACCTAGAAGTGTGAACTCATTTTCTTTGACCAAGCTTCATTCGGTCTGGGCAGAACCTATTCCCCAGCCACAGCAATCCGACACACAGCACGATCAAACGGGGTCTGCCGATGAGTCTGATTGTGATAGGGCTACGCGCACGAATTCTATTGCGAAGTTAGCTTTGTGGCCCGTAGCTATTTTTTTAGTGCTACACCGTGTGGTCATTCTCGCGGTAAATGGTAGCAATACCGATGATTTTACAACCGTCTATCAAGCATTACGACGATTTTTAACTAACCAACCAGTGTATAGCGAAAACTATAGTTTCGTTGACCCGCATTATCTGTATAACCCAGGCGCAACATTACTTCTAGCCCCACTCGGCACAATTGACGATGCTTCCAGCGCCCGGTTTGGATTTATTATCGTAAATGCTTTGTTTATTATTGGCGGTTTAGCCATATTAACAAGATTATTCGACTACACACTTTCAAGTGCCGTCTTCCCTGCGATTATTGGCATCGCTTTTTGTACTGAAGCCGTAATTAACACATTGGTATTTGCCAATATTAATGGCGTCTTATTATGCGCTTTATGCGGATTTATTTGGGCGATGTTGCGCAATAAATTATGGATCTCTGGACTAATTTTAGGAGTAATGATCTTAATTAAACCCGTTTTTGCTCCTTTATTATTCCTCCCGTTGATAAAGTTGCACTGGCCGACGATTTCGACAGCGATCGGCTTGCCTATAATACTCAACGTCATCGCATGGCCAATTATTCCCGGCGCTTCAGACTATGTACAACGGACAGTGCCGTACTTAGGTGAAGTTCGCGACTATGCTAACAGCTCTTTTCCCGGACTAGCGTTATATTTTGGTTTAAATCCCTGGGTGGAACGCCTAGCTTTCGCTTTTTTCGCGGCATTGATAATTACTACGGTATTTTTTCTCCTTCGGCTCCGTAACAGTGACCCATTAGTATGGGCCTCCACTACATCTGGCGTGTTGCTAGCCGGCGCATTCTTATTGTCCTCGTTAGGGCAAATGTACTATTCTATGATGCTTTTTCCCCTGCTATTCACAGTGCTGAAAAGTAGATCGCCGATGCATTCTGCAGCTGGATGGATTGGCGCATTTTTATGCCTTTCGCCCTTAGATTGGGTTTCGCTTTACCAGCCTGTATGGGGCAGATGGTTTAATACGTTCCAGGCAACAATTGGCTGGGCAATTATTATTGCCACGGTAACGGCGTTTTCAGTGGCTGCTTTTCGACGTTCAAAAACTCCAATTCAGCTATAAACAATCTCTCGTTTAAAATGTAGCCATGGTTGATTTTAAGTTCATTACAGATGATCAATGGCGCAAGCGTCTTACCGAGGAAGAATTTCGGGTGTTACGACAAGCAGGTACCGAAGCTCCACATGTAGGCGAATATACGAATACCACCACTGAGGGAGTATATTCCTGCCGAGCGTGCGGTAGTGAGCTGTTCCGATCAACTGAAAAATTCGATTCTCATTGCGGCTGGCCTTCCTTTTTCTCACCACTGGCAGGTGACGCAGTTATAGAGCGCGAAGATCGCTCCCACGGCATGATCCGCACGGAAGTAATCTGCGCTACCTGCGAATCCCATTTAGGTCACGTATTTGCTGGTGAAGGTTACGATACTCCCACGGATTTACGCTATTGCATAAATTCCATCTCCCTAACACTGGAAGAAAAGCCAGTTTCATAAGTCCGCAACACTTACCGTAAATGCTGCATATGGGGGTGGGCTCAGCTTTTTTGCTGAGCCCACCCCCATATCAGGATCTTTGGGTTTACGGCAGTACCCGAACCAGATCACCTACAGAAGAAACCCGCCGCCCAGTAAAGAATGGGATTTCTTCCCGAACGTGCAACCGGGCATCGGTGTACCGCATTGCATGCATGAGATCGACGATCCGATGAAGTTCTGGCGCCTCGAATGCTAACAACCATTCATAATCTCCAAGCGCGAAAGCAGGCACCGTGTTTGCGCGAACATCTGGATAATCACGCGCTGCCATGCCGTGTTCCGCAAGAATTCGGCGCCGCTCCGCTGGGTCCATGACATACCAATCATAGGAGCGTACGAACGGATACACGGTTATCCAGTCACCCGGAGCCTCGCCCATAATAAAGCTCGGTAAATGCGACTTATTGAACTCGCTAGGCCTGTGCAAACCATTTCCGATCCATGCGATTTCCACTAGCTGGCCAAGAACGGTGTCTCGTCGAAAAGCACTCAGCACATCCTGAAGGGAAGAAAACTCTTCAGCATGCCACCAAACCATAAAATCCGCGTCTGCACGACAGCCGGTGAGGTCATAAATTCCTCGGAGTGTGACAGCACCAGATTCTTCAACCTTGCGGAAGAACTCAGTCGCCTGCTTTGTTACCTCATCGCGTTCCGTTCCCAACGCCCCTGGAATTGCCCGAAACACCACCCATTGAGCGTATTGTTGCATGTTGTTGAGAGCTTCGAAGTTGAGTTTCTCAGCCATTATCAGCCAAGTCCTTTCTTGCAGGTCTACATCATGTTTTCGTCGGAAATACCTGCCACTCCCGACCATCCTGCGCGGTTTTCTGGTCGCAATTTCTAGGCCCACCTGTTGATCGGATGCATTAATTGTGCGTTTTTCTCTGTACCAAAACATCCGACGCGTTGCTAGCCACGGAAACAATGATATCCACCATAAGTTGCATATGTTAAATCCCGACGGACTACCCCCATACTACCCCTACAAAAAGATCACGCGCACACCAACGCCGCAACGCCCTTGAAAGCAGCCACCTGTTAGTGTGCGCCTTTTAGAGCAGCACAGCCGCAAATTCTAAGACAATTTTTTAAGGTTTACTGACGCGCCATGTTACGTCATTGTGACGTACCGTTCGGCGTGGCGTCGCCGCCAGCTATCTATATTTCGCTAATTTTGCGTTTGTGACTGACACCCCTGTATCCCCCACTCCGGTATCGACAACACCTGCCTCCGAATCAGCGCCTGCGGATTTTTGCCGTGCAGTTGATTCAATGCATGAAGCTAAACTTCGAGACGAAATTACGTTGGGCACAATCCGGCCGCCGCAGCGGCTAGCACCGTTTAGTCACGCTATCGGTTTGGAAGTCACCCGTTCCGAGTCTTCAACTTTGGGGGACAACGAAGCAGAAGGTGACGCTTTCGGACGCCTCATCCTTCTACATGACCCACAGGCTGATGACGCCTGGGAAGGTTCCATGCGTCTAGTCGCATACATTCAGGCAGACATGGAACATGCTGTTGCATCGGATCCGCTGCTTCCAGAAGTTGCCTGGCAATGGCTCAACGAAGGATTAAACGACGGCGGTGCCGATTTCACCAACCTTGGGGGAACAGTGACATCAACAACATCAGTTCGTTTCGGCGATATTGGCGGGCCGCCTAGCGCCTATCAGTTGGAAATGCGTGCTTCCTGGACTGCCAGCAATAACGAACTGGCGGCACACGTTGTCGCGTTTTCCAAAGTTCTCGCGAATGTCGCGGGATTACCCCCTGAAGGAATTACAGCAATTAGTTAGCGAGGCGTTAATGCCTTCACCACTGCTCTCACCACGAGACGGCACACCATCTGTTGCAAGCACAGCAGCCGAGATCCAAACAGCCGCTGGGGATCTCGCAGCCGGAAGTGGACGTTTTGCTGTAGACACAGAGCGAGCATCGGGTTATCGCTACGATGATAGGGCTTTTCTTATTCAAATCCGACGCGCAGGTTGCGGTACTCGCTTAATCGACCCCGAAGGCAATTCACAAGCAGTCATCTCACAATGCGCACCAGTGGTCAATAATAATGACTGGGTTATGCACGCAGCGGTATCCGATCTCCAGTGTTTGGCCGACCTTCACATTTTTCCCGGAAGCTTGTTTGATACGGAAATGGCTGGACGGCTGCTGGGCTTTGAACGAGTCAACTTAGCGTCAATGGTTTCTCGTTTTCTCGGTTACGAGCTGAAAAAAGAGCATGGTTTTCAAGATTGGTCGACTCGCCCATTGCCTGAGGCATGGCTGACATACGCAGCTCTTGATGTGGAATTATTGTTCGAACTAGCCGATGCACAACATGAAAGCCTGCGCCAAGAAGGAAAACTAGGGTGGGCACAACAAGAATTTGACCACATAGTATCGACCTACGCTATTGCCACGTCAGCAACCCCTAAATGGCAGGATCTTAAAGGGCTAGCAGCGTTGAAAACCCCAAAACAGTTAGCGATCGCTCGGGCGTTGTGGGCACACCGAGAACAGATTGCTCAAAAAAGTGATATTGCCCGGCACATAGTTCTTCCGGACAAGGCGTTGGTTGGTATTGCACAAGTAGGGCCCCATTCAGTTGAACGCTTCCGTGGAATTCCAGCGGTACCCCGAAGATTTCACCGCCATGCCCACCGATGGGTGAACGTTGTTCGTCAAACGCTAAAATCGCCACGAGAATCTTGGCCTCAATCTGCAAAAGACCCCAACGATACTGGGACGATGGTTGCTTCACAATATTGGGCACATCAGTATCCAGAGGCACACACCACACTGCGCAGGATTCGTGAAGATCTCCAGCAGGTTGCACAAGAGGTAAATATCCCAATCGAAAATATTCTTCAGCCAGCCGCATTGAAGCAAGTCGTCTGGTGGCAACACCAAGAATCCATGATAACCACCGAGGTCGACCTTGAATCAGCATTAGATCGACTTCAGGTACGCCCCTGGCAACGAGAATTGTGTCAAAGTGTCCTGTCAGAACACTTACTCTGATGGCTCAGATGGAAACAACTGGTCAACCCATTCACGCACTGCTGAAATACAACCAGCTTCATCCAATCCAACTTCTGCAAGAAGCTCGCTGCGTGACGCGTGTAGCGGGAAGATCTCCGGAAAAGCTAGGTGACGAACGGGAGTGTCAACGATTGAAGAAGAAAGTGCTTCAGAAATCAACGCCCCGATGCCACCATGGATCACACCATCTTCAATGGTGACAACGAGATCATGTTCGGCAGCTAAGGCTACAATACTTGGTGCTACTGGAACAACCCACCGTGGGTCAACAACTGTAACGCTTAAGCCGTCAATTTCAAGAGCACGCGCAACCGCTAGCCCTTGCTGGCTCATGGCACCAATGGCAACAACTAGAACTGCTGGTGCTGATTCACCAAGTGGTGAGTCAGTGTAATGCAAAATCTCGACGCCATCGGAAAGGGTGTCGATAGCCGGAATGGTTGGCGGAAGCTCCCCTTTGGGGAATCGAACGACTGTTGGACCGGTTATGGAAATAGCCTCGTGGAAAAGCGAAGCCAGACGATCCGCATCCCGTGGAGCTGCCACCTTGATTCCGGGGATAACGCTGGTTATGGCGAAATCCCATACGCCGTTGTGGCTGGCGCCATCGGAGCCAGTCACTCCCGCACGATCAAGAACAACAGTAACCGGTTGTCCAAGTAAGGCCACATCCATGAGCAATTGATCAAATGCCCGATTGAGAAAAGTTGCGTAAACTGCAACGACTGGGTGCAATCCGCCCAATGCCAGACCAGCCGCGGAAGTCAGCGCATGCTGCTCCGCGATGCCAACATCAAAGAATCGGTGCGGAAAGTGTTTTTGAAATTCCGACAATCCGGTAGGACCCGCCATCGCTGCGGTAATGGCGACGATGTCGTCACGATTACGGCCTGCTTTAACCAACTCACGGCTAAAAACGCTAGTCCAATCAGGATTCGATAACTTAAGCGGCAACCCAGTTTCTGGGTTAATTTGCCCCGTGGAGTGCATTAACTCCTCAGTGTCGTTTTCGGCGGGTGCGTAGCCGCGACCTTTTTCAGTCACTACATGAACGATTATGGGACCGTCAAAGTCTCGTGCGTAGGACATAGCAGAGTCCAGAGCACGCTGGTGGTGTCCGTTGACTGGGCCAATGTACTTAATTCCAAGATCCGAAAACATTTCGGTTGGAATAACAGTCGATTTCACTCCTTCTTTGAAGGCATGCAGCGCCTCGAAGGTTCGTTCGCCAACCCATCCCAAGGATTTCAGCGTCGTTTTACCATGCTCCATGACTTTGTCGTAGCTGGTTCGCATCCGCAAGTTTGCAAGGTTTTCGGCTAAACCACCAATGGTTGGCGAGTAACTGCGTCCATTGTCGTTGACAACTACCACAACTTTCCGGTTTTTTGAGGCTGCGATGTTATTGAGCGCCTCCCAGCACATTCCACCAGTCAATGCGCCGTCACCGACAACCGCCACTACGGTACGGTCTGATTCGCCGTTGATCTCGAAAGCTTTCGCAAGTCCATCAGCATAGCTCAAAGCAGCCGAGGCGTGCGATGATTCCGTCCAATCGTGTTCGCTTTCGGAGCGACAGGTGTAACCACTTAGCCCACCTTTTTGGCGCAAGGTATCGAACTGCTGTGCACGTCCAGTGAAAATTTTATGGACATACGATTGGTGGCTAGTGTCGAAAATTATCGGGTCGCGTGGCGAGTCAAAGATGCGATGGATTGCGATCGTCAACTCAACGACGCCAAGGTTCGGGCCAAGATGACCGCCAGTAGCGGAGACTTTTTCCACCAAGAAATCCCGCACCTCTTGTGCTAGCTGTTCTAGCATGTCAAACGGCAAGGCTTTGAGATCTGCGGGGGTTGAGATAGTTGAGAGAATGCCCATAAGCAGTTTTAGAAGTACACCCTTCTCGATGCAAATAAATGGTGGTCAGACTTTCATATGCTTAGGCGGATGCGCCAAATGCAAGTGTTGTAACCATCTTACTCTGTTGTTGCCCTGTACTAAGAAAAATCTAGATCCATCTTTAGTTGTTTATGGGGCAAGGACGGCAATTGTTTCGCAATGGTGGGTCGCTGGAAACGCATTGAGCATTGTAATCGTTTTTACACTGTAACCTTCCGCATCCCATATTTTTATATCCCGCGCAAAAGTTGCGGGGTCACATCCAATATGGACAACACAGTAAGGCTTAGCTTTCGCAATTGCGGTGATCGCTGTAGCCGTCGCGCCGCTTCGGGGCGGGTCAAGCACCACTGCGGATGGTGTTGGTAGCTTTTCGACGATTTTTTCGACTGCTGCCGTGTGAAAATGAACGTTGGAATCGAATGTTTGCCGCCCGACACGGGCAGCATATGGAGAAACTTCGACCGAATGAATTTCGGCCAATGGGCCAAAGGCGGTCTGAA
The nucleotide sequence above comes from Corynebacterium mustelae. Encoded proteins:
- a CDS encoding HRDC domain-containing protein, which codes for MSRDYPLKELQQLVSEALMPSPLLSPRDGTPSVASTAAEIQTAAGDLAAGSGRFAVDTERASGYRYDDRAFLIQIRRAGCGTRLIDPEGNSQAVISQCAPVVNNNDWVMHAAVSDLQCLADLHIFPGSLFDTEMAGRLLGFERVNLASMVSRFLGYELKKEHGFQDWSTRPLPEAWLTYAALDVELLFELADAQHESLRQEGKLGWAQQEFDHIVSTYAIATSATPKWQDLKGLAALKTPKQLAIARALWAHREQIAQKSDIARHIVLPDKALVGIAQVGPHSVERFRGIPAVPRRFHRHAHRWVNVVRQTLKSPRESWPQSAKDPNDTGTMVASQYWAHQYPEAHTTLRRIREDLQQVAQEVNIPIENILQPAALKQVVWWQHQESMITTEVDLESALDRLQVRPWQRELCQSVLSEHLL
- a CDS encoding DUF3000 domain-containing protein encodes the protein MTDTPVSPTPVSTTPASESAPADFCRAVDSMHEAKLRDEITLGTIRPPQRLAPFSHAIGLEVTRSESSTLGDNEAEGDAFGRLILLHDPQADDAWEGSMRLVAYIQADMEHAVASDPLLPEVAWQWLNEGLNDGGADFTNLGGTVTSTTSVRFGDIGGPPSAYQLEMRASWTASNNELAAHVVAFSKVLANVAGLPPEGITAIS
- the dxs gene encoding 1-deoxy-D-xylulose-5-phosphate synthase; this translates as MGILSTISTPADLKALPFDMLEQLAQEVRDFLVEKVSATGGHLGPNLGVVELTIAIHRIFDSPRDPIIFDTSHQSYVHKIFTGRAQQFDTLRQKGGLSGYTCRSESEHDWTESSHASAALSYADGLAKAFEINGESDRTVVAVVGDGALTGGMCWEALNNIAASKNRKVVVVVNDNGRSYSPTIGGLAENLANLRMRTSYDKVMEHGKTTLKSLGWVGERTFEALHAFKEGVKSTVIPTEMFSDLGIKYIGPVNGHHQRALDSAMSYARDFDGPIIVHVVTEKGRGYAPAENDTEELMHSTGQINPETGLPLKLSNPDWTSVFSRELVKAGRNRDDIVAITAAMAGPTGLSEFQKHFPHRFFDVGIAEQHALTSAAGLALGGLHPVVAVYATFLNRAFDQLLMDVALLGQPVTVVLDRAGVTGSDGASHNGVWDFAITSVIPGIKVAAPRDADRLASLFHEAISITGPTVVRFPKGELPPTIPAIDTLSDGVEILHYTDSPLGESAPAVLVVAIGAMSQQGLAVARALEIDGLSVTVVDPRWVVPVAPSIVALAAEHDLVVTIEDGVIHGGIGALISEALSSSIVDTPVRHLAFPEIFPLHASRSELLAEVGLDEAGCISAVREWVDQLFPSEPSE
- a CDS encoding copper chaperone PCu(A)C: MLNFRQIRTVALCAVAASALILSGCTTSEKDSANKVDTATSVMATAASSAVKDAGDKMSKEDISFDDAFVRAMESDAKMTAVFGKITNNTDNEITIVGFETDIDAGSFELHEVVDGKMQEKQGGFVIPAGKSHVLEPGHDHFMVMDVSKPVAAGETVNLSVELSDGSMVDFKDIPVRTVAAGDEEYSSDHSDHGDHDHSEHKH
- a CDS encoding copper resistance CopC family protein codes for the protein MIIAVVLALWGGGAIAPFIPSNIASAHDVVVGGAPRDGEVLTEAPSKIVLEFSGEPKSGFNTLAVTDSTGRVLFRGEPTVNGRNVTLDVPGDIEFSSGEYTIGFQITSSDGHSTRGKTTFSIVRSGEMPSVSENHSPPNPSSSGDSQSAVENSNAWITLGIGVGIVFLLSSFVIIVLRNKKHSSR
- a CDS encoding glycosyltransferase family 87 protein, producing MNSFSLTKLHSVWAEPIPQPQQSDTQHDQTGSADESDCDRATRTNSIAKLALWPVAIFLVLHRVVILAVNGSNTDDFTTVYQALRRFLTNQPVYSENYSFVDPHYLYNPGATLLLAPLGTIDDASSARFGFIIVNALFIIGGLAILTRLFDYTLSSAVFPAIIGIAFCTEAVINTLVFANINGVLLCALCGFIWAMLRNKLWISGLILGVMILIKPVFAPLLFLPLIKLHWPTISTAIGLPIILNVIAWPIIPGASDYVQRTVPYLGEVRDYANSSFPGLALYFGLNPWVERLAFAFFAALIITTVFFLLRLRNSDPLVWASTTSGVLLAGAFLLSSLGQMYYSMMLFPLLFTVLKSRSPMHSAAGWIGAFLCLSPLDWVSLYQPVWGRWFNTFQATIGWAIIIATVTAFSVAAFRRSKTPIQL
- the msrB gene encoding peptide-methionine (R)-S-oxide reductase MsrB — its product is MVDFKFITDDQWRKRLTEEEFRVLRQAGTEAPHVGEYTNTTTEGVYSCRACGSELFRSTEKFDSHCGWPSFFSPLAGDAVIEREDRSHGMIRTEVICATCESHLGHVFAGEGYDTPTDLRYCINSISLTLEEKPVS
- a CDS encoding pyrimidine reductase family protein yields the protein MALTTQNVACLLPAPPSKTSKQVSVHAIAVSTLNGQATVNGSSQALGNDVDSALLHASRALADCIIVGAETARSENYGGVTLSKTEQIERRQRGQADIPPIAVITTHAELDPESRLFTDALKQPIIVTDPTVAAPEALARISATGAKVITVKGLKPQAIISELHALGFRYFSLEGGPYLYSQFFTSGLINSLNISIDPRISATEKPLFTLPATDSQSELKLQLNQCGVSNDGFVFLRYCFPNSKHFDDNQSPSTNPRI
- the hemQ gene encoding hydrogen peroxide-dependent heme synthase, whose amino-acid sequence is MAEKLNFEALNNMQQYAQWVVFRAIPGALGTERDEVTKQATEFFRKVEESGAVTLRGIYDLTGCRADADFMVWWHAEEFSSLQDVLSAFRRDTVLGQLVEIAWIGNGLHRPSEFNKSHLPSFIMGEAPGDWITVYPFVRSYDWYVMDPAERRRILAEHGMAARDYPDVRANTVPAFALGDYEWLLAFEAPELHRIVDLMHAMRYTDARLHVREEIPFFTGRRVSSVGDLVRVLP